From the genome of Flavobacterium luteolum, one region includes:
- a CDS encoding TatD family hydrolase, protein MNYIDIGINLTNKQFQNDIDDVVQDALDADVSQMILTGTSVRNSEESARIARQYPGVLYATAGIHPHDAKSFDAQSISKLRKLLELKHVVSVGECGLDFDRDFSPRNKQEECYKAQLELAIEVQKPLFLHERSAFSSFMNITKDYLPQLPKAVVHCFTGTLQEAKTYLDHGFYLGFTGAISDAKRFSHLKEVIQYVPLDRMMIETDAPFMLPKNVPNSLLKKYHERRCEPAFLPYVAGTIAQFKGITLAKVAEETTRNSKSFFGI, encoded by the coding sequence ATGAATTACATAGACATAGGAATCAACCTAACGAACAAACAATTCCAAAACGACATAGACGATGTCGTACAAGACGCGCTCGATGCCGATGTATCGCAAATGATACTCACAGGCACCAGCGTACGAAATAGCGAAGAATCTGCAAGGATTGCGAGACAGTATCCAGGCGTGCTGTACGCTACGGCGGGCATACATCCGCATGATGCGAAGAGTTTCGATGCGCAGAGTATTTCGAAACTCAGGAAATTATTAGAACTGAAACACGTTGTTTCCGTTGGCGAATGCGGACTCGATTTTGATCGTGACTTTTCGCCCCGAAACAAACAGGAAGAATGTTATAAAGCACAATTAGAATTGGCGATTGAAGTACAGAAACCTTTGTTTTTGCACGAAAGAAGCGCTTTTAGTTCTTTTATGAATATTACCAAAGACTATTTACCGCAATTGCCAAAAGCCGTTGTGCATTGTTTTACGGGAACTTTGCAGGAGGCCAAAACCTATCTCGATCACGGATTTTATTTGGGTTTTACGGGAGCGATTTCAGATGCCAAGCGTTTCAGCCATTTAAAAGAAGTCATTCAGTACGTACCGCTCGACCGAATGATGATTGAAACCGATGCGCCGTTTATGCTTCCTAAAAATGTCCCGAACAGCCTCCTTAAGAAATACCACGAACGTCGTTGCGAACCTGCTTTTCTGCCGTATGTTGCCGGAACAATTGCACAGTTTAAAGGAATTACTTTAGCTAAAGTAGCGGAGGAAACTACTAGGAATTCTAAGAGCTTTTTTGGGATTTAA
- a CDS encoding RtcB family protein: MKTQINGTDILELGFPEGKIIGIALKINSKRNGFTRDEMMANFKNVLETPENYIDDKIFSKLAVALIEKSNEKPEDFIALNETPNAYSAYGLDHIEDGARKQMEVAMKLPITVAGALMPDAHQGYGLPIGGVLATKNAIIPYGVGVDIGCRMALSVYDIPEEFYFENEAKFKKELIANSIFGAGHGFHGQYKSDHAVLENETFNMNAFVKNLKDKAWSQLGSSGGGNHFVEFGIMEFAQDDAVLNIPKGKYVALLTHSGSRGMGATIAGHYTKIAKDECKLPEVARNLAYLDMNSQLGQEYWLAMNLAGDYASACHEIIHNKMERALGATILAKVENHHNFAWKEIWNDEEVIVHRKGATPAGKGVMGIIPGSMTAPGFLVRGKGEENAINSASHGAGRQMSRTQAIKNITQTEMKSILRDHRVTLIGAGLDEAPMAYKDINQVMEAQQDLVDVVAKFTPKLVRMADDGSRED; encoded by the coding sequence ATGAAAACACAAATAAACGGTACAGATATATTAGAATTAGGATTTCCAGAAGGAAAAATAATCGGAATCGCCTTAAAAATAAACAGCAAAAGAAACGGATTCACAAGAGACGAAATGATGGCTAATTTTAAAAACGTCTTAGAAACTCCGGAAAACTATATAGACGATAAAATCTTCAGCAAACTGGCTGTGGCTTTAATCGAAAAATCGAATGAAAAACCAGAAGATTTCATTGCTTTAAATGAAACTCCGAATGCGTATTCGGCTTACGGATTGGATCATATCGAGGACGGAGCCAGAAAACAAATGGAAGTTGCCATGAAACTGCCTATTACGGTTGCTGGAGCTTTAATGCCAGACGCGCACCAAGGTTACGGATTACCAATTGGCGGAGTTCTAGCCACAAAAAATGCCATTATTCCGTATGGTGTTGGTGTTGATATTGGATGTAGAATGGCGTTGTCGGTTTATGATATTCCAGAAGAGTTTTACTTTGAAAATGAAGCCAAATTTAAAAAAGAGTTAATTGCGAATTCTATTTTTGGAGCAGGTCACGGATTTCACGGTCAGTACAAATCAGATCATGCGGTTTTGGAGAACGAAACGTTTAATATGAATGCGTTTGTGAAGAACTTGAAAGATAAAGCCTGGTCGCAATTAGGATCTTCGGGTGGTGGAAATCACTTTGTGGAATTCGGAATCATGGAATTTGCGCAAGACGATGCGGTTTTGAATATCCCAAAAGGAAAATACGTCGCTTTGTTAACGCATTCCGGTTCACGCGGAATGGGTGCGACCATTGCAGGTCATTATACCAAAATCGCCAAAGACGAATGTAAACTTCCAGAAGTTGCCAGAAATTTAGCGTATTTAGATATGAATTCGCAATTAGGTCAGGAATATTGGCTGGCGATGAATTTGGCGGGAGATTATGCTTCGGCTTGTCACGAGATTATCCATAACAAAATGGAACGCGCTTTGGGAGCAACGATTTTAGCCAAAGTCGAAAACCACCATAATTTTGCTTGGAAAGAAATCTGGAACGACGAAGAAGTGATCGTACATAGAAAAGGAGCAACTCCAGCCGGAAAAGGCGTTATGGGAATCATTCCGGGAAGTATGACCGCGCCAGGATTTTTGGTGAGAGGAAAAGGCGAGGAGAATGCCATCAATTCGGCTTCGCATGGAGCAGGAAGACAAATGAGCAGAACGCAAGCCATAAAAAACATCACACAAACCGAAATGAAATCGATCCTGAGAGATCATCGCGTTACGCTTATCGGAGCAGGTCTTGACGAAGCCCCAATGGCATATAAAGATATCAATCAGGTGATGGAAGCGCAACAGGATTTAGTTGATGTTGTGGCGAAGTTTACACCGAAATTGGTTAGAATGGCTGATGATGGAAGCCGAGAAGACTAA
- a CDS encoding slipin family protein, whose amino-acid sequence MIKRIKIEAFQVGLVFENRKLVKVIEEGLHWIVGNKNVMIYDVNGSFQAPFELDILLQNEVLNSLLEIVEVADNEIVLQFVKGNFKEVLVPGKYAFWKGIVKNEFIKADLSKIEITEDIGVNLLENAKMRFFTRKYIVSSNDKALLFVNGTFVKELKSGTHYFWNNAITIEVKTVDTRQQQVEISGQELLTKDKAGLRINFFVRYQVVDILKALVDNKDFEKQLYVAMQLALRAFIGGLTLDELLTKKDAIGDAILEDAKTKIKDLGLVISDAGIRDVILPGDMKEIMNQVLVAEKKAQANSIMRREETAATRSLLNTAKLMEENEMLWKLKEMEYVEKIADKIGEITISGGGNVISQLKEIFVK is encoded by the coding sequence ATGATTAAAAGAATTAAAATCGAAGCATTCCAAGTGGGCTTGGTGTTCGAAAACAGAAAATTAGTAAAAGTGATTGAAGAAGGATTACACTGGATTGTCGGAAACAAAAATGTAATGATTTACGATGTAAACGGATCTTTTCAAGCACCTTTTGAATTGGATATTTTATTGCAAAATGAAGTTTTAAATTCACTTTTAGAAATTGTTGAGGTTGCCGATAACGAAATTGTTTTGCAATTCGTTAAAGGAAATTTCAAAGAAGTTTTGGTGCCAGGAAAATACGCTTTTTGGAAAGGAATTGTAAAAAATGAGTTTATAAAAGCAGATTTATCTAAAATCGAAATTACAGAAGACATTGGAGTTAATTTATTGGAAAATGCTAAAATGAGATTCTTTACAAGAAAATACATTGTATCAAGCAATGACAAAGCTTTGTTGTTTGTAAATGGTACTTTCGTAAAAGAATTGAAATCAGGAACTCATTATTTTTGGAATAATGCAATCACGATCGAAGTTAAAACAGTAGATACAAGACAACAACAAGTTGAAATTTCTGGTCAGGAATTGTTAACCAAAGATAAGGCTGGATTACGAATCAATTTTTTTGTAAGATATCAAGTTGTAGATATTTTGAAAGCTTTGGTTGATAATAAAGATTTCGAAAAACAATTGTATGTCGCAATGCAATTGGCTTTAAGAGCCTTTATTGGAGGTTTGACCTTGGACGAATTATTGACTAAAAAAGATGCCATTGGAGATGCTATTTTAGAAGATGCAAAAACTAAAATCAAAGATTTAGGTTTAGTAATTTCAGATGCAGGAATTAGAGATGTAATCTTGCCAGGTGATATGAAGGAAATTATGAACCAGGTTTTGGTTGCTGAGAAGAAAGCGCAAGCAAATAGCATTATGAGAAGAGAGGAAACTGCTGCAACAAGAAGTTTATTAAACACAGCAAAGCTTATGGAAGAAAATGAAATGTTGTGGAAATTGAAAGAGATGGAATATGTAGAAAAAATTGCTGATAAAATTGGTGAAATTACGATTTCGGGCGGTGGAAACGTAATCAGTCAATTGAAAGAAATTTTCGTGAAATAA
- a CDS encoding HD domain-containing protein: MSLKEIYSDLLSNIGFSANEIQQNWLDLEKAYSKKSRHYHNFTHLKEMIESFEAYRDKLENPNEILFSIFYHDFVYSASKKDNELKSAEYALAVLPENSNLNKQLVFDAICATQQHQQNEIEDINWLIDFDLKILAKDWEDYKIYFEQIRKEYRIYPDFLYKPGRAKALKHFLENEFIFQTDAFRSLYEEKARANIEKEIKLLS, from the coding sequence ATGAGTTTAAAAGAAATTTATTCTGATTTACTTTCTAATATTGGTTTTTCAGCCAATGAAATTCAGCAAAACTGGTTGGATTTAGAAAAGGCATATTCCAAAAAATCAAGGCATTACCACAATTTCACGCATTTAAAAGAAATGATTGAAAGTTTTGAAGCGTATCGAGACAAACTTGAAAACCCAAACGAAATATTATTTTCAATTTTTTATCATGATTTTGTTTATTCGGCTTCTAAAAAAGATAACGAACTTAAAAGTGCTGAATATGCTTTGGCTGTTTTACCTGAAAATAGCAATCTAAATAAGCAATTGGTTTTTGATGCGATCTGCGCCACACAGCAACATCAGCAAAATGAAATTGAAGACATTAACTGGTTAATCGATTTTGATTTAAAAATCCTCGCTAAAGATTGGGAAGATTATAAAATCTACTTCGAACAAATCAGAAAAGAATATCGCATTTATCCTGATTTTCTATACAAACCCGGGCGTGCAAAAGCGTTGAAACATTTTCTGGAGAATGAGTTTATTTTTCAGACTGATGCGTTTAGGAGTTTGTATGAAGAGAAAGCGAGAGCGAATATCGAAAAAGAAATAAAGTTATTAAGCTAA
- a CDS encoding helix-turn-helix transcriptional regulator, whose protein sequence is MSQNKNALIRYKTIDKCLQNKYRQWTLEDLIEECSEALFEYEGRQNPISKRTIQMDIQLMRSEKLGYNAPIVVYDKKYYKYEDEDFSITDIPLTETDMNVLTETVSMLKQFKDFSLFNDVSDILQRLEDKIYAEKSHTKPVIYLDKNEKLKGLHYLDEIYQAIIKKVTLVITYKSFKSQEETKFHFHPFILKEFNNRWFLIGRKKASQPITNLALDRIIAIDYDFNLPYIEEDFDADLFYKNVIGVTVNTGLKPKRIELWIDAVNAPYVLTKPLHQSQRLIKENEDQSIIVHVFLLPNYEMERILLGFGDGIEILRPENLRNRMKKILQKAISRYDSEKPTEINA, encoded by the coding sequence ATGTCACAAAACAAAAACGCCTTAATTCGCTACAAAACGATCGATAAATGTCTACAGAATAAATACCGGCAATGGACATTAGAAGATTTAATCGAAGAATGTTCTGAAGCTTTATTTGAATACGAAGGAAGACAGAATCCAATCAGCAAACGAACGATTCAGATGGATATTCAGCTCATGCGAAGTGAAAAACTAGGTTATAATGCGCCAATCGTGGTTTATGATAAAAAGTATTATAAATATGAAGACGAAGATTTTTCGATAACCGATATTCCGCTGACGGAAACAGATATGAATGTTTTAACGGAAACGGTTTCTATGCTGAAACAGTTTAAAGATTTCTCTCTTTTTAATGATGTTTCAGATATTCTGCAGAGATTGGAAGATAAAATCTACGCTGAGAAATCGCATACCAAACCCGTTATTTATCTGGATAAAAATGAGAAACTAAAAGGACTGCATTATTTAGACGAAATTTATCAGGCGATAATTAAAAAAGTTACGTTGGTAATTACTTATAAATCTTTTAAATCGCAAGAAGAAACAAAATTTCATTTTCATCCCTTTATATTAAAGGAATTCAATAACCGTTGGTTTTTAATCGGAAGGAAAAAAGCCTCTCAACCAATTACCAATTTGGCTTTGGATAGAATTATAGCAATTGATTATGATTTCAACCTTCCTTATATAGAAGAAGATTTTGACGCTGATTTATTTTATAAAAACGTAATTGGGGTCACGGTTAATACTGGTTTAAAACCCAAACGAATCGAACTTTGGATTGATGCCGTAAATGCACCTTATGTTCTGACAAAACCTTTGCATCAGTCTCAGCGTTTAATTAAAGAAAATGAAGATCAAAGTATCATTGTTCATGTTTTTCTTTTGCCAAATTATGAAATGGAACGCATTTTATTAGGTTTCGGAGATGGAATTGAAATTCTTCGACCCGAAAACCTTCGAAACCGAATGAAAAAAATCCTTCAGAAGGCAATTTCGAGATATGATTCTGAAAAACCAACTGAAATAAATGCATAA
- a CDS encoding MarR family winged helix-turn-helix transcriptional regulator, giving the protein MKDKTIDYILRATWQAVSRMYNEEAAKYDATMATGFALLSMDKEEGTPSTALGPRMGMEATSLTRTLKSMEEKGLIVRKKNPSDGRGVLIYLTEFGKEKRDLSKNTVLKFNESVRKHVSEEKLKHFIEVSEIINELIHDKNIFNHTENTEEK; this is encoded by the coding sequence ATGAAAGACAAAACGATAGATTATATTTTAAGAGCGACATGGCAGGCTGTTTCAAGAATGTATAATGAAGAAGCTGCTAAATACGATGCCACAATGGCGACTGGATTTGCTCTTTTAAGTATGGACAAGGAAGAAGGAACTCCATCAACGGCTCTTGGCCCAAGAATGGGAATGGAAGCCACCAGCTTAACAAGAACCTTAAAATCTATGGAAGAAAAAGGTTTGATTGTTCGCAAAAAAAACCCAAGTGATGGCCGAGGCGTTTTAATCTACTTGACCGAATTTGGAAAAGAAAAAAGAGATTTATCTAAAAATACAGTTCTAAAGTTTAATGAAAGCGTACGAAAACATGTTTCTGAAGAAAAACTGAAGCATTTTATCGAAGTTTCTGAAATCATCAACGAACTGATTCACGATAAAAACATATTTAATCACACAGAAAACACAGAAGAAAAATAA
- a CDS encoding 3-hydroxyacyl-CoA dehydrogenase/enoyl-CoA hydratase family protein translates to MKRTIKKVAVIGSGIMGSGIACHFANIGVEVLLLDIVPRELTEAEAKKGLTLESKAVRNRVVNEHLANSLKSKPSPIYSQKFANRITTGNTTDDMAKIANVDWIIEVVVERLDIKKLVFEQIEKFRKPGTLVTSNTSGIPIHFMSEGRSEDFQQHFCGTHFFNPARYLKLFEIIPGPKTSTEVLDFLNEYGSKFLGKTSVVAKDTPAFIGNRIGIYGIQSLFHLVKEMGLTIEEVDKLTGPVIGRPKSATFRTVDVVGLDTLVHVANGIYENCPTDEQHELFKLPDFITKMMENNWLGSKTGQGFYKKVDKDILSLDLDTLEYRAAKKANFATLELTKTIDKPINRFKVLVKGKDKAGEFYRKSFAGMFAYVSNRIPEISDELYKIDDAMKAGFGWENGPFEIWDAIGVAKGIEIMKAEGLEPAAWVTEMLASGSDSFYTVKEGATYFYNIPTKSQVKVPGQDSFIILNNIRESKKVWSNSGAIIQDLGDGILNLEFQSKMNTIGGDVLQAINKAIDLSEKEYQGLVIGNQAANFSVGANIGMIFMMAVEQEYDELNMAIKLFQDTMMRVRYSSIPVVVAPHGMTFGGGCEMSLHADKVVAAAETYMGLVEFGVGVLPGGGGSKEMALRASDLFRKNDVELNVLQEYFLTIAMAKVSTSGYEAFDTGLLQHGKDIIVVNKDRQIAEAKKHALLMAEAGYTQPIRRTDVKVLGKQALGMFLVGTDQMEAGKYISEHDKKIANKLAYVMAGGDLSEATLVSEQYLLDIEREAFLSLCTERKTLERIQYMLTKGKPLRN, encoded by the coding sequence ATGAAACGCACAATTAAAAAAGTTGCTGTAATTGGATCCGGAATTATGGGTTCAGGTATAGCTTGTCATTTTGCTAACATTGGTGTCGAAGTTTTACTTCTGGACATTGTACCGCGTGAACTGACCGAAGCTGAAGCTAAAAAAGGATTAACACTTGAAAGTAAAGCCGTTCGCAACCGTGTGGTAAACGAACATTTGGCGAATTCATTAAAATCGAAACCATCTCCTATTTACAGTCAGAAATTCGCTAATAGAATTACAACTGGAAATACGACAGATGATATGGCAAAAATTGCTAATGTTGACTGGATTATCGAGGTTGTTGTAGAGCGTTTAGACATTAAGAAATTAGTTTTTGAACAAATCGAGAAATTCCGTAAACCGGGAACATTAGTTACTTCTAATACTTCTGGTATTCCAATTCATTTTATGAGTGAAGGAAGAAGCGAAGATTTCCAACAACACTTCTGCGGTACTCACTTTTTTAACCCTGCGCGTTACTTAAAATTATTTGAAATTATTCCTGGTCCAAAAACTTCAACTGAAGTATTGGATTTCTTAAACGAATACGGATCTAAATTCTTAGGAAAAACTTCGGTTGTTGCTAAAGATACTCCGGCGTTTATTGGAAACAGAATTGGTATTTACGGAATCCAAAGTTTATTCCACCTTGTAAAAGAAATGGGATTAACGATTGAAGAAGTTGATAAATTGACTGGACCAGTAATTGGTCGTCCAAAATCGGCTACTTTCCGTACCGTTGACGTTGTTGGGTTGGATACTTTGGTACACGTTGCCAACGGTATTTACGAAAACTGCCCAACAGACGAACAACACGAATTGTTCAAACTTCCTGATTTCATCACAAAAATGATGGAAAACAATTGGTTAGGAAGCAAAACCGGACAAGGTTTTTATAAAAAAGTAGATAAAGATATTCTTTCTTTAGACTTAGATACATTAGAATACCGCGCTGCTAAAAAAGCAAATTTTGCTACGCTTGAACTAACTAAAACTATTGATAAACCAATCAATCGTTTTAAAGTTTTAGTAAAAGGAAAAGATAAAGCGGGTGAATTCTACCGTAAGAGTTTCGCCGGAATGTTTGCTTATGTGTCAAACAGAATTCCTGAAATCTCAGACGAATTATACAAAATTGACGATGCCATGAAAGCTGGTTTTGGATGGGAAAATGGTCCATTTGAAATCTGGGATGCTATTGGTGTTGCCAAAGGAATTGAAATCATGAAAGCTGAAGGTTTAGAGCCTGCTGCATGGGTTACTGAAATGTTGGCTTCAGGAAGCGACAGTTTCTATACTGTAAAAGAGGGAGCGACTTATTTCTATAACATTCCGACAAAATCACAAGTAAAAGTTCCTGGACAAGATTCATTCATTATTCTGAACAACATTCGCGAAAGCAAAAAAGTTTGGAGCAATAGCGGTGCAATCATTCAGGATTTAGGAGACGGAATCTTGAACTTAGAATTCCAATCTAAAATGAATACAATTGGTGGCGATGTACTTCAGGCTATCAATAAAGCAATCGATTTATCTGAAAAAGAATATCAAGGTTTAGTTATTGGAAACCAGGCAGCAAATTTCTCTGTTGGGGCTAATATCGGAATGATTTTCATGATGGCGGTTGAGCAGGAATACGACGAATTGAACATGGCAATTAAATTGTTCCAAGATACAATGATGCGCGTTCGTTATTCATCTATTCCAGTTGTGGTTGCACCTCACGGAATGACTTTTGGTGGTGGATGCGAAATGAGCTTACACGCTGATAAAGTGGTTGCTGCTGCTGAAACGTACATGGGATTAGTTGAATTTGGTGTTGGTGTGCTTCCTGGTGGTGGTGGATCTAAAGAAATGGCTTTAAGAGCTTCAGATTTATTCCGCAAAAATGATGTGGAATTAAATGTTCTTCAAGAGTATTTCTTAACTATCGCTATGGCTAAAGTTTCGACTTCTGGTTATGAGGCTTTTGACACTGGACTTCTTCAACATGGAAAAGATATTATCGTAGTAAACAAAGATCGTCAGATTGCTGAAGCTAAAAAACATGCTTTGTTAATGGCTGAAGCTGGTTATACACAACCAATTAGAAGAACTGATGTTAAGGTTTTAGGTAAACAAGCTCTTGGAATGTTCTTAGTTGGAACGGATCAAATGGAAGCTGGAAAATACATTTCTGAACACGATAAGAAAATTGCTAACAAACTGGCTTATGTAATGGCTGGCGGTGATTTATCTGAAGCGACTTTAGTATCTGAACAATATTTATTAGATATCGAACGTGAAGCTTTCTTGAGTTTATGTACTGAGCGTAAGACTTTAGAGAGAATCCAATATATGTTAACTAAAGGAAAACCGCTTCGTAACTAG
- a CDS encoding thiolase family protein, with translation MKTAYIVKAYRTAVGKAPKGVFRFKRPDELAAETIQFMMDELPNFDKKRIDDVMVGNAMPEAEQGLNVGRLISLMGLKVEDVPGVTVNRYCASGLETIGMATAKIQSGMADCIIAGGAESMSYIPMGGYKPTPDYKVAAAGHEDYYWGMGLTAEAVANQYKISREDQDEFAYNSHMKALKAQAEGKFDKQIVPITVEQTFINENGKKETKSYVVNKDEGPRAGTSKEALAGLRPVFAADGSVTAGNSSQMSDGAAFVLIMSEEMVKELNLEPIARLVNFASSGVEPRIMGIGPVKAIPKALKQAGLTLNDIELIELNEAFASQALAVTRELNINPEIVNVNGGAIALGHPLGCTGAKLSVQLFDEMKRRGNKYGIVSMCVGTGQGSAGVYEVL, from the coding sequence ATGAAAACAGCATATATAGTAAAAGCATATAGAACAGCAGTTGGAAAAGCTCCAAAAGGTGTTTTTAGATTTAAAAGACCTGATGAATTAGCTGCAGAAACGATCCAGTTTATGATGGACGAACTGCCTAATTTCGACAAAAAACGTATTGATGACGTTATGGTAGGAAATGCCATGCCGGAAGCAGAACAAGGTCTAAACGTTGGACGTTTGATCTCTTTAATGGGATTAAAAGTTGAAGACGTTCCTGGTGTTACAGTAAACCGTTACTGCGCATCTGGATTAGAAACTATCGGAATGGCAACTGCTAAAATCCAATCAGGAATGGCAGATTGTATCATTGCAGGTGGTGCAGAAAGTATGAGTTATATTCCGATGGGAGGTTACAAACCAACTCCGGATTATAAAGTTGCTGCTGCAGGTCACGAAGATTACTACTGGGGAATGGGTTTAACTGCTGAAGCGGTGGCAAACCAATACAAAATCTCTAGAGAAGATCAGGATGAGTTTGCTTACAACTCTCACATGAAAGCTTTGAAAGCTCAGGCTGAAGGAAAATTTGACAAACAAATCGTTCCAATTACTGTTGAGCAGACTTTCATCAATGAAAATGGTAAAAAAGAAACAAAATCATACGTTGTAAATAAAGACGAAGGTCCAAGAGCAGGAACTTCTAAAGAAGCTTTAGCAGGTTTAAGACCAGTTTTCGCTGCTGACGGAAGTGTAACTGCTGGTAACTCTTCTCAAATGAGCGACGGTGCTGCATTCGTTTTAATTATGAGCGAAGAAATGGTAAAAGAATTAAACCTTGAGCCAATCGCACGTTTGGTAAACTTTGCTTCTTCTGGTGTTGAGCCAAGAATTATGGGTATTGGTCCGGTAAAAGCAATTCCGAAAGCCTTGAAACAAGCGGGATTGACATTAAACGATATCGAGTTAATTGAATTAAACGAGGCTTTTGCTTCACAAGCTTTAGCAGTAACTCGCGAATTAAACATAAATCCAGAAATCGTAAACGTAAATGGTGGAGCGATCGCTTTGGGACACCCTCTAGGATGTACAGGAGCTAAACTTTCTGTTCAGTTATTCGACGAAATGAAACGCAGAGGTAATAAATACGGAATCGTTTCGATGTGTGTGGGGACTGGGCAAGGTTCTGCGGGGGTTTACGAGGTATTATAG
- a CDS encoding four helix bundle protein: MRHNFKNLKIWILAMEITNDIYKLTATFPKSETYSLVSQMNRCSVSMPSNIAEGSNRGNKHFQHYLNISLGSSFELQTQLLIAFQNDYLSKIKTEEIENKIIEFQKMTTGFINKLDNNLSS, from the coding sequence ATGAGACACAATTTTAAGAATTTGAAAATTTGGATTTTAGCTATGGAAATTACAAATGATATCTATAAACTGACTGCCACTTTTCCAAAATCAGAAACGTATAGTTTAGTAAGTCAAATGAATCGATGCTCTGTTTCAATGCCTTCTAATATTGCCGAAGGTTCAAACAGAGGGAATAAACACTTTCAGCATTATTTAAATATTAGTTTAGGTTCGTCATTTGAATTACAAACACAATTATTGATAGCTTTTCAAAATGATTATCTATCTAAAATAAAAACAGAAGAAATAGAAAACAAAATAATTGAATTTCAAAAGATGACCACAGGTTTCATCAACAAGTTAGACAACAATCTTTCTTCTTGA